The following nucleotide sequence is from Scyliorhinus torazame isolate Kashiwa2021f chromosome 4, sScyTor2.1, whole genome shotgun sequence.
agtgggagagatggaGGTGAAGACTGGGTgatgagcgagggagagtgggagagatggaggtggagactgggtgatgagcgagggagagtgggagagatggaggtggagactgggtgatgagcgagggagagtgggagagatggaggtggagactgggtgatgagcgagggagagtgggagagatggaggtggagactgggtgatgagcgagggagagtgggagagatggaGGTGAGGAATCTCGATGAGTTGGATTGAGTAGACCTGGGCCCAACGCTGCGTGATTTCAAAGAAAGAGCTGATTTTATTGAGACGCACAAATATTTTGGGGGGGGGTTTGACAGGTGTgggcgctgggggggtggggggggggggggggggcggggacacaccatcccctcccccacctccccagcttGCAGATTCTAGACCGAGGAGAGGCTTCGCCTTCTGAGGATCGGAGGTCGGCCATTTTGAATGATGGGGGAACGATCGAGGGGGCCCCGGGGCCGCCTCCGCCCGCCCCTCTTGGGTTTGGCGTTGGCTGCGTGCTCACCCAGGACTCTTATTTGTGACTGCAGGTGGCATCGGGACAGGGAGACATGATGGCCCCGCCGTGCCCGGCGGCCCCCGCGCTCAACATGTCCGCCAGCGGCGGAGCGGCCAACCAGAGCTGGGACAGCCAAACCTCAGACGAGCGGCACACCAGGATCATCTCCAGCCTCCTGATCCTCACCTCGGCGATCGGCGCCCCGCTCAACGGCCTGGCTCTCTGGGTGCTGGGCTGCAAGATCAGGCGGAAGAACCGTTTCGTCGCCTACGTCATCAACCTCCTGGTGGCCGACTTCCTCTTCCTCTTCTTCCAGGCGGTGCACAGCGTCTGCCGGTTCGGAGGGGTCGCCGGCGCCAATCCCGCCCTCATGGTCTTCCGGTGCGTCATCGTGGCCTGCAGCGAAGCCAGCGCGTACCTGCTGACGTGGATAAGTGTGGAGCGGTTTCTAGGCATGGCCTTCCCCATTTGGTGGCGTCTGACGCGGACCAAGGACTCGGCGGTGATGGCCTCCTGGGCGATCTGGGGCCTGTCGCTCGGGCTGGGCACCCTCTATGGCTTCATCCGGGCGATCAAGGTCTCCCCGGCCACCAAGGAGGGGCTGGTCGCCACCGAATTCTCCCTGGCATTCCTGGCTCCGTTCCTGGCCTTCACGATCGCCAACGCCCTCATTCTGTGCGGGCCGCACCGCCCCTCCCACAAGACCAGCAAGCTCTACTGGGCCATCACCCTCAACGCCGTCATCTTCCTCATGTGCTGGGTGCCCTACCACGTGTCGGTCTTCCTCCACCACCAGGCCCGCGCCAGGGGGAGGGCCTCGCTCTGCAGCTCGGCGTACTACGGGGCCTACTACTCGGTATTCCTGCTCCACATCAAGAGCTGCGTCATTCCCGTCGTCTACATCGCCATCAGCAGCGAACTGAAAATCAGATTCCGCGAGTCTCTGCCCAGCATCTTTGAGCGGCGGTTCAGCGAGGAGTCAGGCCTCTCCTCCCCACAGGGTGACCATGAGGCTGTGCCCAAGGCGGAGCGCAGAAACAGCCGGAAGTAACGGTGGCTTGTCAAAGATTTTGCAGTTTACCTCActacttccctccctccccctcccctcctagaCTTTGCCTTTGCTGGGAATGTGACGGATATGAACGCGACGACGATTCATGATGCCaataaacaggaggaggccccattcagccccttctccagcctgttacacaggaacaggaggaggccccattcagccccttctccagcccgttacacaggaacaggaggaggccccattcagccccttctccagcccgttacacaggaacaggaggaggccccattcagccccttctccagcccgttacacaggaacaggaggaggccccattcagccccttctccagcctgttacacaggaacaggaggaggccccattcagccccttctccagcctgttacacaggaacaggaggaggtcccattcagcaccgtctccagcctgttacacaggaacaggaggaggccccattcagccccttctccagcctgttacacaggaacaggaggaggccccattcagccccttctccagcccgttacacaggaacaggaggaggtcccattcagccccttctccagcctgttacacaggaacaggaggagggcccattcagccccttctccagcctgttacacaggaacaggaggaggccccattcagccccttctccagcgttacacaggaacaggaggaggccccattcagccccttttccagcctgttacgcaggaacaggaggaggccccattcagccccttctccagcctgttacacaggaacaggaggaggtcccgttcagccccatctccagcctgttacacaggaacaggaggaggtcccgttcagccccatctccagcctgttacacaggaacaggaggaggctccattcagccccttctccagcctgttacacgggaacaggaggaggccccattcagccccttctccagcccgttacacaggaacaggaggaggccccattcagccccttctccagcctgttacacaggaacaggaggaggtcccattcagcaccgtctccagcctgttacacaggaacaggaggaggccccattcagccccttctccagcctgttacacaggaacaggaggagggcccattcagccccttctccagcctgttacacaggaacaggaggaggccccattcagccccttctccagcgttacacaggaacaggaggaggccccattcagccccttttccagcctgttacgcaggaacaggaggaggccccattcagccccttctccagcctgttacacaggaacaggagaaggccccattcagccccttttccagcctgttacacaggaacaggtggaggtccCATTCAGCtctttctccagcctgttacacaggaacaggaggaggccccattcagccccttctccagcccgttacacaggaacaggaggaggtcccattcagccccttctccagcctgttacacaggaacaggaggagggcccattcagccccttctccagcctgttacacaggaacaggaggaggccccattcagccccttctccagcccgttacacaggaagaggaggaggtcccattcagccccatctccagcccgttacacaggaacaggaggaggtcccattcagccccttctccagcctgttacacaggaacaggaggaggtcccattcagcaccgtctccagcctgttacacaggaacaggaggaggccccattcagccccttctccagcctgttacacaggaacaggaggaggccccattcagccccttctccagcccgttacacaggaacaggaggaggtcccattcagccccttctccagcccgttacacaggaacaggaggaggtcccattcagccccttctccagcctgttacacaggaacaggaggagggcccattcagccccttctccagcctgttacacaggaacaggaggaggccccattcagccccttctccagcgttacacaggaacaggaggaggccccattcagccccttttccagcctgttacgcaggaacaggaggaggccccattcagccccttctccagcctgttacacaggaacaggagaaggccccattcagccccttttccagcctgttacacaggaacaggtggaggtccCATTCAGCtctttctccagcctgttacacaggaacaggaggaggccccattcagccccttctccagcccgttacacaggaacaggaggaggtcccattcagccccttctccagcctgttacacaggaacaggaggagggcccattcagccccttctccagcctgttacacaggaacaggaggaggccccattcagccccttctccagcgttacacaggaacaggaggaggccccattcagccccttttccagcctgttacgcaggaacaggaggaggccccattcagccccttctccagcctgttacacaggaacaggagaaggccccattcagccccttttccagcctgttacacaggaacaggtggaggtccCATTCAGCtctttctccagcctgttacacaggaacaggaggaggccccattcagccccttctccagcccgttacacaggaacaggaggaggccccattcagccccttctccagcctgttacacaggaacaggaggaggccccattcagccccttctccagcctgttacacaggaataggaagaggccccattcagctctttctccagcctgttacacaggaacaggaggtcccattcagccccttctccagcatgttacacaggaacaggaggaggctccattcagccccttctccagcctgttacacaggaacaggaggaggtcccattcagctctttctccagcctgttacacaggaacaggaggaggccccattcagctctttctccagcctgttacacaggaacaggaggaggctccattcagccccttctccagcctgttacacaggaacaggaggaggccccattcagccccttctccagcctgttccacagtgactcccagtgtgatacagagagaggaactgtgcacagtgactcccagtgtgatacagagacaggaagtgtgcacagtgactcccagtgtgatacagagacaggaactgtgcacagtgactcccagtgtgagacggagaccggaactgtgcacagtaacccccagtgtgatacagagaccggaactgtgcacagtgactcccagtgtgatacagagacaggaactgtgcacagtgactcccagtgtgatacagagaccggaactgtgcacagtgactcccagtgtgatacagagacaggaactgtgcacagtgactcccagtgtgatacggagacaggaactgtgcacagtgactcccagtgtgatacagagacaggaagtgtgcacagtgactcccagtgtgatacagagacaagaactgtgcacagtgactcccaatgtgatacggagacaggaactgtgcacactgactcccagtgtgatacagagaccggaactgtgcacagtaactcccagtgtgatacagagaccggaactgtgcacagtgactcccagtgtgatacagagacaggaactgtgcacagtgactcccagtgtgatacagagacaggaactgtgcacagtgactcccagtgtgatacagagacaggaactgtgtacagtgactcccagtgtgatacagagacaggaactgtgcacagtaactcccagtgtgatacggagaccggaactgtgcacagtgactcccagtgtgatacagagaccggaactgagcacagtgactcccagtgtgatacagagaccggaactgtgcacagtgactcccagtgtgatacagagaccggaactgtgcacagtgactcccagtgtgatacagagacaggaactgtgcacagtgactcccagtgtgatacagagacaggaactgtgcacagtgactcccagtgtgatacagagaccggaactgtgcacagtgactcccagtgtgatatggagcccctctgacagtgcggcactccctcagtactgaccctccgacagtgcagcactccctcagtactgaccctctgatagtgcggcgctccctcagtactgaccctctgacagtgcagcactccctcagtactgacccatgcactccctcagtactgaccctctgacagtgcagcactccctcagtactgaccctctgacagtgcggcactccttcagtactgaccctcttacagtgcgggacCCCCTCCAAATTCAGCTCTTAAtgcatatttccccccccccccaccctcctcagccctgaactcccaccacctccctcccattCTCTTGCGTTCTAGCCTCTTCCGATAAAGCCCTGGGGACGGTAAGAGCGATAATTTCTTCAATGTAATCCGTCCTTGAGACAAGCTCTCTGTATCTTGTAGAACTCTGCTTCCTGAATCAGTTGTAAATAAAGTTCTGTACAATGTAGCACCCCCTTCTCAATCACAtctttctgtctcccccccccaacgcccccccccccgctcacacctcCCTACGTTTTGGCGATGGGTTTTTAATTTCGACCAATCGGAAGAGTCAAACGTCAAGGCAGGTAGAACAGGAAGTGTCAACATTGTCCCCCTCTAGTGGCCAAGAAAGAAACGCCATCCGACCATTGGGAGGGCGATAGCTGTCCTTAAAAGGAGCGACAAAAAACCAGACATATTTATCTGGTGAATCTCGCACTGCTCGTGTGTTTCGAGATCCCTTAATGGGCAGCTTGCCCATCGAAGCTTCACTCTGCGATGATTAAGGTCATATCAG
It contains:
- the LOC140410127 gene encoding mas-related G-protein coupled receptor member A-like, whose translation is MMAPPCPAAPALNMSASGGAANQSWDSQTSDERHTRIISSLLILTSAIGAPLNGLALWVLGCKIRRKNRFVAYVINLLVADFLFLFFQAVHSVCRFGGVAGANPALMVFRCVIVACSEASAYLLTWISVERFLGMAFPIWWRLTRTKDSAVMASWAIWGLSLGLGTLYGFIRAIKVSPATKEGLVATEFSLAFLAPFLAFTIANALILCGPHRPSHKTSKLYWAITLNAVIFLMCWVPYHVSVFLHHQARARGRASLCSSAYYGAYYSVFLLHIKSCVIPVVYIAISSELKIRFRESLPSIFERRFSEESGLSSPQGDHEAVPKAERRNSRK